The DNA region TACGTCTTCGACGGCAGCAAGAACGCGCCCTACACCGAAGACGACCAGCCCAGCCCGCTGGGCGTCTACGGTCGCAGCAAGCTGGCCGGGGAAGAGGCGATCCGCGCGGTGGGCGGTGCGCACCTGATCCTGCGCACCAGCTGGGTCTACTCCCTGCACGGCCGCAACTTCCTGCTCACCATGCAGCGCCTGCTGCAGGAGCGCGAACACCTGCGCGTGGTGGACGACCAGGTCGGCGCGCCCACCTGGGCCGGCCACATCGCCGCCGCCACCGCCACGCTGATCCAGCGCTGGCAGGACGGTCGCCAGGCCTGGGGCACCTATCACTTCAGCGCTGGCGGAGAGACCTCCTGGTTCGGCTTCGCCAACGCCATCGCCGATACGCTCATGGCCGAGGGCAAGCCCTGCGCCCGCCTGGAGCCCATCCCCAGCAGCGCCTACCCGACGCCGGCGCAGCGGCCACTCAACTCGCGGATGGACGGCAGCAAGCTGCTGCGCGACTGGGACGTCGCCCTGCCCGACTGGCGCCAGGGCCTGGACGAGTGCCTGCGTCACCCTCGCTGAGCCCGCCGGTGTCATAATGCGCCGCATCCCCGGCGCATTCCGACACCCATGACCGCCAACGCCCTCCCCTATCGCCCCCGCTGGCGCAGCCTCGTCCTGCTGGCCCTGGTCCTGGCGCCCCTGCTGTGGCCGGCACATCACCTGGCCGAGCGCTACTACAACCAGGCCCTTGCCGAGCAGAACCGGCAGACCCTCGACCTCTACGTCGCCAACCTGCTGGGCACCCTGCGTCGCTTCGAAGTCCTGCCGCCGATCCTCGCCGACCTGCCCGCCCTGCGCAGCCAGCTGGCCGAGCCGCACGACCCGGCGCGCCTGGAAGCCGCCAACCGGTTGCTGAGCGAGGTACGCGACGAGACCGGCGCCGACGTCATCTACCTGATGAACCCCCAGGGCATCACCCTCAGTTCCTCCAACTGGGACAAGGCGGACAGCTTCATCGGCCGCGACTTCGCCTTCCGCCCCTACTACCGCGAAGCGCTGCAGGGCCGCCAGGGGCGCTTCTTCGGCCTCGGCACCACCTCCGGCAAGCGCGGTTACTTCTACGCAAGTCCCGTGCGCGAGGGCCAGGCGGTGATCGGCATCCTGGTCGTCAAGGTCGACCTGGACGACGCCGAATCGCTCTGGGGCAACACCCCGGAACAGCTGCTGGTGACGGACTCCAACGGCGTCGCGATCATCACCTCACGCCCGCAATGGCGCTTCCATGCCACCCGTGAGCTGGACAACGCCGAACGCGCCGCCATCGCCGCCAACCAGCCCTACCCGACCCAGTCACCCGAGCCGATCCGCCTGCGCCCCGGCGAGTGGATCACCCAGAGCCGCGAGCTCCGTGAAACCGGCTGGACGGTGAGCATCCTCGCGCCGCAGGTCCTGGTCGACCGCCAGGTGCGCACCACCGACGCCATCGCCGCCGCCACCCTGCTCGCCCTGCTGCTGCTGCTCGGCCTGATGATGCAGCGCCGCCGCCACTACCTCGACCGCATCGCGCTGGACACCCGAGCCCGCCGCGAACTGGAGCAGCGCGTGCAGGAGCGCACCCAGGACCTCGAAGCCCTCAACAGCCGGCTCAAGGTCGAGGTGCTGGAGCGCGAACAGGCCCAGCAGGAGCTGGTGCGCGCCCAGGACGAAGTGGTGCAGGCCGGCAAGCTCTCCGCCCTCGGCACCATGTCCGCGAGCATCAGCCACGAGCTCAACCAGCCACTGGCCGCCATCCGCAGCTATGCCGACAACGCCGGCGTGCTGCTGGACCATGGGCGCTATGACGATGCCCGCGGCAACCTGCGACAGATCAGCGAGCTGACCGGACGCATGGCCTCGATCATCGCCCACCTGCGCGCCTTCGCCCGGCGCGACCGCCACGCGCCGGAGAACGTCGCCCTGCAACCTGCGCTCGACGATGCCCTGGCGCTGCTGGCCAAGCGGCGCCGGGCGATGGAGGTCGAACTGATCCGCGACATGCCCGAGGCCCAGCTCTGGGTACAGGCCGGCGAAACCCGCCTGCGCCAGGTGCTCGGCAACCTGCTGGCCAACGCCCTCGACGCCCTGGGCGAGAAGCCGCAGCCACGGCGCATCTGGCTCAGCGCCGAAGCCCATGCCGACGGGGTGACCCTGACCCTGCGCGACAATGGCCCCGGCTTCACCCGCGAAGCCCTGCAGCGCGCGCGCGAACCCTTCTTCACCACCAAGACCAGTGCCCAGGGCCTGGGCCTCGGCCTGGCCATCTGCGACAGCCTGATCCGTGCCCTCGGCGGCGAACTGCTGCTGGCCAACCACCCCGAAGGCGGCGCCCTGCTGACCCTGCACCTGCGCTCGGCCATCCCCGGCGCCAACCCCCTCTCACCCGAGGACCATTCCGCATGACCCAGCCACTCGAAGCCGGCACCCAGGTCCTGCTGGTCGACGACGACCCGCACCTGCGCCAGGCCCTGAGCCAGACCCTCGACCTCGCCGGCCTCAAGGTCGCCACCCTGGGCGACGCCAAGGGCCTGGCCGCTACCCTGCCCGCCGACTGGCCGGGCGTGGTGGTCAGCGACATCCGC from Pseudomonas tohonis includes:
- a CDS encoding sensor histidine kinase, which gives rise to MTANALPYRPRWRSLVLLALVLAPLLWPAHHLAERYYNQALAEQNRQTLDLYVANLLGTLRRFEVLPPILADLPALRSQLAEPHDPARLEAANRLLSEVRDETGADVIYLMNPQGITLSSSNWDKADSFIGRDFAFRPYYREALQGRQGRFFGLGTTSGKRGYFYASPVREGQAVIGILVVKVDLDDAESLWGNTPEQLLVTDSNGVAIITSRPQWRFHATRELDNAERAAIAANQPYPTQSPEPIRLRPGEWITQSRELRETGWTVSILAPQVLVDRQVRTTDAIAAATLLALLLLLGLMMQRRRHYLDRIALDTRARRELEQRVQERTQDLEALNSRLKVEVLEREQAQQELVRAQDEVVQAGKLSALGTMSASISHELNQPLAAIRSYADNAGVLLDHGRYDDARGNLRQISELTGRMASIIAHLRAFARRDRHAPENVALQPALDDALALLAKRRRAMEVELIRDMPEAQLWVQAGETRLRQVLGNLLANALDALGEKPQPRRIWLSAEAHADGVTLTLRDNGPGFTREALQRAREPFFTTKTSAQGLGLGLAICDSLIRALGGELLLANHPEGGALLTLHLRSAIPGANPLSPEDHSA
- the rfbD gene encoding dTDP-4-dehydrorhamnose reductase; translation: MKILITGHNGQVARELQLALADRAELLVLGRDRLDLADSDAIRRQVGAERPDLIINAAAHTAVDQAENEPQAAFALNASAPGVLAEEAAALGAPLIHYSTDYVFDGSKNAPYTEDDQPSPLGVYGRSKLAGEEAIRAVGGAHLILRTSWVYSLHGRNFLLTMQRLLQEREHLRVVDDQVGAPTWAGHIAAATATLIQRWQDGRQAWGTYHFSAGGETSWFGFANAIADTLMAEGKPCARLEPIPSSAYPTPAQRPLNSRMDGSKLLRDWDVALPDWRQGLDECLRHPR